A DNA window from uncultured Methanoregula sp. contains the following coding sequences:
- a CDS encoding Cache 3/Cache 2 fusion domain-containing protein: MFEFFSNLKVGTKILVICLFLAIIPTLLLGLVAYSSSSTVINEQIQTLLETQVQDMKGWTNDVYKLTRNKVNSDLNVAKQNFYGKGTPQIVNNRMALVDSKGNEYIVNDNFEIVDKIQSMVGGAATVFQVYNGSYATRISTNVLDSNGQRAVGTRLTDNVYEVAVLKGETYYGRRDLFGKNYVTAYEPILDPHGKVIGVLFVGTEEGQTLDVVKKSIRETVVGQHGYMYVIDSSGNVLVHPSLEGQNWIDKDYVKEMFKNKEGAVPHDVNGTKVLDAYTYYEPLDWYIVSRAELSDFTAPIDTIRNTIFALVFGSMAIGIVVAVLFGRSISGPLQQVVVMIKELRNGHLSARLNIRRKDEIGVMSATMDEFADDLQTNVVGDIKKIANGEYIEEFSNPVDEQDEIRPALKMMVDSLDHLHKETIKLTDAARAGDLSVRGDEMAFRGGYRMIIAGFNKTLETITEPVNEAMRLARFYASGDLTARFDEKIPVAGEFVAYRDALNTIGIELQRMMKLINEELYEGISVLSSASSEILTITTQLSTASSQTATTVNESSDTVESVRTKTDLINQKTKEVSEKAVNALNDSVDGQKSVQEILDGMNHIQRQMDMIGMNVIKLSEQSQAIGEIIATVTDISEQSNLLAVNASIEAAKAGEFGKGFAVVAHEIHNLAEQSKQATANIRTILTDIQRGVSSTVISTEKGTSSVADAVRLTTDAREAIEVLTRSTAESSRQAIEIASSIHEQAAGMDQISVAMEKIRDAAQKNLQITRQAEKTAEDLHELGLRLKKLTVQYHV, encoded by the coding sequence ATGTTCGAGTTTTTCTCCAACCTGAAAGTGGGAACCAAGATTCTGGTCATCTGTCTGTTCCTTGCCATCATCCCGACACTGCTGCTCGGGCTTGTCGCGTATTCCAGCTCAAGCACGGTTATCAACGAGCAAATCCAGACCCTTCTTGAAACCCAGGTCCAGGATATGAAAGGCTGGACCAATGATGTGTACAAGCTCACGCGGAACAAGGTCAACAGCGATCTCAACGTGGCCAAACAGAATTTTTATGGGAAAGGAACCCCGCAGATTGTCAATAATCGGATGGCTCTCGTTGACAGCAAAGGCAATGAATATATTGTAAATGACAATTTCGAGATTGTCGACAAGATTCAGTCCATGGTTGGGGGTGCAGCAACCGTCTTCCAAGTATATAATGGCAGTTACGCTACCCGTATTTCCACGAATGTGCTTGACTCAAACGGTCAGCGGGCTGTCGGTACCCGTCTTACTGACAATGTGTACGAAGTGGCCGTACTGAAAGGGGAGACTTATTATGGCCGCCGTGATTTATTCGGAAAGAATTATGTAACCGCATACGAGCCAATCCTGGATCCCCACGGAAAGGTTATCGGGGTTCTTTTTGTCGGTACGGAAGAAGGACAGACCCTCGATGTAGTCAAAAAAAGTATCCGGGAAACCGTTGTAGGCCAGCACGGGTACATGTACGTGATTGACAGTTCCGGAAACGTTCTTGTACACCCGAGTCTCGAAGGACAGAACTGGATCGACAAGGATTATGTCAAGGAGATGTTCAAGAACAAGGAAGGAGCGGTTCCCCACGACGTGAATGGAACGAAAGTTCTTGATGCGTACACGTATTACGAGCCCCTCGACTGGTATATCGTCTCGCGTGCGGAGCTCTCCGACTTCACTGCACCGATCGATACCATCCGGAACACGATCTTTGCTCTTGTCTTCGGGTCGATGGCGATCGGGATAGTGGTTGCCGTCCTCTTTGGGCGGTCCATATCCGGCCCCCTCCAGCAGGTGGTCGTGATGATCAAGGAGCTCAGAAACGGCCACCTGTCTGCCCGGCTCAATATCCGGCGCAAGGATGAGATTGGGGTCATGTCCGCGACCATGGATGAATTCGCCGATGATCTCCAGACCAATGTTGTCGGGGACATCAAGAAGATTGCAAACGGCGAATATATTGAGGAATTTTCCAACCCTGTTGATGAACAGGACGAGATCCGGCCCGCGCTCAAGATGATGGTCGATTCCCTTGATCACCTCCATAAGGAGACCATCAAGCTCACCGATGCCGCCAGGGCGGGCGACCTGTCCGTGCGGGGGGACGAGATGGCGTTCCGTGGCGGGTACCGGATGATCATTGCCGGTTTCAACAAGACACTTGAGACGATCACGGAGCCGGTGAACGAAGCCATGCGCCTTGCCCGGTTTTACGCATCCGGTGATCTTACTGCCCGTTTCGATGAGAAGATCCCGGTTGCCGGGGAATTTGTCGCGTACCGCGATGCGCTCAACACCATCGGTATCGAGCTGCAGCGCATGATGAAGCTGATCAACGAGGAACTCTACGAGGGCATCTCGGTCCTGTCCTCAGCCTCAAGCGAGATCCTGACCATCACCACCCAGTTATCCACTGCAAGCTCGCAGACTGCGACAACTGTGAACGAATCCTCCGACACGGTCGAGAGTGTCCGGACCAAGACCGATCTCATCAACCAGAAGACAAAAGAAGTATCCGAGAAAGCGGTGAACGCTCTCAACGATTCAGTTGATGGGCAGAAATCCGTCCAAGAGATCCTTGACGGTATGAATCATATCCAGCGGCAGATGGATATGATCGGGATGAACGTCATCAAGCTTTCCGAACAGAGCCAGGCTATCGGGGAGATCATCGCAACCGTCACGGACATTTCAGAACAATCCAACCTGCTTGCGGTGAATGCATCCATTGAAGCGGCAAAAGCCGGTGAATTCGGAAAAGGTTTCGCCGTGGTTGCCCATGAGATCCATAACCTTGCCGAGCAGTCCAAGCAGGCAACTGCGAACATCCGTACCATCCTGACCGATATCCAGCGGGGCGTCTCCTCCACCGTGATATCGACCGAGAAGGGAACCAGCTCCGTGGCAGACGCGGTCCGGCTGACAACCGATGCCCGCGAGGCAATCGAAGTCCTGACCCGTTCAACTGCAGAATCCTCCCGCCAGGCTATCGAGATAGCATCGTCTATCCACGAGCAGGCAGCCGGAATGGACCAGATCTCGGTTGCCATGGAAAAGATCCGGGATGCAGCGCAGAAAAACCTCCAGATTACCCGCCAGGCTGAAAAGACTGCGGAAGACCTGCATGAGCTGGGCCTCCGGTTAAAGAAACTCACGGTCCAGTACCATGTGTAA